From Molothrus ater isolate BHLD 08-10-18 breed brown headed cowbird chromosome 8, BPBGC_Mater_1.1, whole genome shotgun sequence, a single genomic window includes:
- the BNIP3 gene encoding BCL2/adenovirus E1B 19 kDa protein-interacting protein 3 — MSRQSPQEENLQGSWVELHFSNGSGSGSSASTGSQEQVPASLSIHNGDMEKILLDAQHESGRSSSRESSHCDSPPRSQTPQDSHRALEIESHSSGEKNSFQSEEDFLERRREVERLLRKNADWIWDWSSRPENIPPKEFLFKHPRRTATLSMRNTSVMKKGGIFSAEFLKVFLPSLLLSHLLAIGLGIYIGRRLTTTASSSTF, encoded by the exons ATGTCGCGACAGAGCCCTCAGGAGGAGAACCTGCAGG GGTCCTGGGTGGAGCTGCACTTCAGCAATGGCAGTGGCAGCGGCAGCTCCGCGTCCAcgggcagccaggagcaggtgCCAGCCTCGCTGTCCATCCACAACGGGGACATGGAGAAGATCCTGCTGGACGCCCAGCACGAGtcgggcaggagcagctccagggagagctcccACTGTGACAG CCCTCCTCGCTCCCAGACCCCCCAGGACAGCCACAGAGCTCTGGAGATAGAGAGCCACAGCAGTGGGGAGAAGAACAGCTTCCAG TCCGAGGAGGATttcctggagaggaggagggaggtggaGCGGCTGCTGAGGAAGAACGCGGATTGGATCTGGGACTGGTCCAGCCGGCCCGAGAACATCCCGCCCAA GGAATTCCTCTTCAAGCACCCCCGGCGCACAGCCACGCTCAGCATGAGGAACACCAGTGTCATGAAGAAAGGGGGGATATTCTCTGCAGAATTCCTGAAGGttttcctcccatccctgctgctctctcaccTGCTGGCCATTGGACTAGG GATTTACATCGGGAGGCGCCTGACCACCACGgcttccagcagcaccttttag